From the genome of Geobacter sp. SVR, one region includes:
- a CDS encoding ATP-binding protein, whose amino-acid sequence MIRHFSIRTKLIVIMLAAGLPVIAACCYDIYSRYETEHKKAEQAALAASRAIAFQHAARVEGVRNLLITLSEFPEVRQKDGRACTAILGSILRQSPSSLNIGIADLEGNLVASGVPGNFNIRDRKYFQDALRTRRFSAGEYTVSRSVGKPSIHFSLPVLDHAGNPVVVLYATFDLTQFDAIFDAQKLPENAVLNVTDHRGVVILRYPDHETVKPGLQDLPHLRSRVTGPDEEGVFVDVGLDNVKRLLAFTRLSLRPGDPPYLYIRVSIPEDEALVAARRFLIGSMFVFVLAASLTLAATRILSGRYFVVPVEKMAAASQSLARGNLAIRTNVPYTGDELGQLAQSFDSMTDSLRIRLHERDQAEALLKESEEKFHAIFDSLNDAVLIHDLETGTILDVNQAMCSMFGYSRHEALQLDVERLSLGEPPYSQREALAWMALTAEGQPQLFEWRSKHRDGRLFWTEISMRMAAIGGVNRLIVLVRDISERKAAEDEKRCLTEQLNQAQRIESIGRLAGGIAHDFNNLLTPIIGYAELVHRTADPVAREQVGQIMQAAGRARELTQQLLSFGRKQMLDMHIMSLNQLISDFTAILRRTIRENIDIRLLLGPDIERICADRNQVEQVIMNLVVNAQDAIEGVGVITIETCMATLDGEYARSHADAVPGSFVMLAISDSGCGMSKETMQHIFEPFFTTKEVGQGSGFGLATVYGIVKQHGGSVWVYSEPEKGTVFKLYFPSVQEQPRERQPEAVNESAHQGRGVILLVEDNGMVRSMVRELLEMRGYEVIEADTPSKALELAKDTVLDLLISDMIMPEMNGNEMYRCLAKHQPGLRVLFMSGYTDSVIVQQGQLEKGAGFIQKPFSVAAMENKVAEILAGGPEPVPGRMA is encoded by the coding sequence ATGATTCGGCATTTCTCCATCCGCACCAAGCTGATTGTCATCATGCTGGCCGCTGGCCTGCCGGTGATTGCCGCCTGCTGCTACGACATCTACTCCCGATACGAAACGGAGCACAAAAAAGCCGAGCAGGCGGCCCTGGCTGCTTCCCGGGCGATCGCCTTTCAACATGCCGCCCGGGTGGAGGGGGTCCGCAACCTGCTGATCACCCTGTCGGAATTCCCCGAAGTGCGGCAAAAGGATGGGCGGGCCTGTACCGCCATTCTCGGCAGTATCCTGCGCCAGAGCCCGTCGAGCCTGAACATCGGCATTGCCGATCTGGAGGGCAACCTGGTAGCCAGCGGCGTGCCGGGCAATTTCAACATCCGCGACCGCAAATACTTTCAGGATGCCCTGCGTACCAGACGCTTCAGCGCCGGTGAATACACCGTCAGCCGCTCAGTGGGCAAACCCTCGATCCATTTCAGCCTGCCGGTTCTTGACCATGCCGGCAATCCGGTGGTGGTGCTATATGCCACCTTCGATCTCACCCAGTTCGATGCCATCTTCGACGCCCAGAAACTCCCCGAAAACGCCGTCCTCAACGTGACCGACCACCGCGGAGTGGTGATCCTGCGCTATCCGGACCACGAAACCGTCAAGCCCGGCCTGCAGGACCTGCCCCACCTGCGCAGCCGGGTTACCGGACCCGATGAAGAAGGCGTTTTTGTGGATGTCGGACTGGACAATGTCAAAAGACTGCTGGCTTTCACGCGGCTCAGTCTGCGCCCCGGCGATCCTCCTTACCTCTATATCCGGGTCTCCATACCGGAAGACGAGGCCCTGGTTGCAGCCAGGCGCTTTCTGATCGGCTCGATGTTCGTGTTCGTCCTGGCGGCGAGCCTGACCCTGGCAGCTACGCGGATTCTGTCCGGCCGCTATTTCGTCGTGCCGGTCGAGAAGATGGCGGCAGCCTCCCAGTCGCTTGCCCGCGGCAACCTCGCCATCAGAACCAACGTGCCGTATACCGGGGACGAACTGGGGCAGCTGGCGCAATCCTTCGATTCGATGACCGATTCCCTCCGTATCCGGCTGCATGAGCGCGATCAGGCCGAAGCGCTGCTGAAGGAGAGCGAGGAAAAATTTCATGCCATTTTCGATTCGCTGAATGACGCGGTTCTGATCCACGACCTCGAAACCGGCACGATTCTCGACGTGAACCAGGCGATGTGCAGCATGTTCGGCTACAGCCGGCATGAAGCTCTCCAGTTGGATGTGGAACGCCTCAGTCTGGGGGAGCCTCCCTACAGCCAGCGGGAGGCTTTGGCATGGATGGCGCTGACTGCGGAGGGACAGCCGCAGTTGTTCGAGTGGCGCAGCAAGCATCGCGACGGCCGGCTTTTCTGGACCGAGATCAGCATGCGCATGGCCGCCATCGGCGGCGTCAACCGTCTGATCGTTCTGGTCCGCGACATCAGCGAGCGCAAGGCCGCTGAAGATGAAAAAAGGTGCCTGACCGAACAGTTGAACCAGGCCCAGCGCATCGAGTCGATCGGTCGCCTGGCAGGCGGCATAGCTCACGATTTCAACAATCTGCTGACTCCGATCATCGGTTACGCCGAACTGGTGCACCGCACGGCCGACCCCGTTGCCCGGGAGCAGGTCGGGCAGATCATGCAGGCCGCCGGCCGCGCCAGGGAGCTGACCCAGCAACTGCTCAGCTTCGGCCGCAAGCAGATGCTCGACATGCATATCATGAGTCTCAACCAGCTCATTTCCGACTTTACGGCGATCCTGAGGCGAACCATCCGCGAGAATATCGATATCCGGCTTCTGCTGGGCCCCGACATCGAACGGATTTGTGCCGACAGGAACCAGGTCGAGCAGGTGATCATGAACCTGGTTGTCAATGCTCAGGATGCCATCGAGGGGGTGGGTGTCATTACCATCGAGACCTGCATGGCGACCCTTGACGGCGAGTATGCCCGCAGCCATGCGGATGCGGTGCCCGGCAGTTTTGTGATGCTGGCCATCAGCGACAGCGGATGCGGCATGAGCAAGGAAACCATGCAGCATATCTTCGAGCCCTTTTTTACCACCAAAGAGGTCGGGCAGGGCTCCGGGTTCGGCCTGGCCACCGTTTACGGCATAGTCAAGCAGCATGGCGGCAGTGTCTGGGTCTATTCAGAACCGGAAAAAGGGACTGTATTCAAATTATACTTCCCCAGTGTCCAGGAACAGCCCCGGGAACGGCAACCGGAGGCTGTCAACGAAAGTGCGCATCAGGGGCGGGGGGTCATCCTGCTGGTGGAAGACAATGGCATGGTACGCTCCATGGTCAGGGAGTTGCTGGAGATGCGCGGATACGAGGTAATTGAGGCGGATACCCCTTCGAAGGCGCTGGAGCTGGCCAAGGACACGGTACTGGATCTGCTGATTTCGGATATGATCATGCCCGAGATGAACGGCAACGAGATGTACCGGTGCCTGGCCAAGCACCAGCCCGGTTTGCGGGTACTGTTCATGTCCGGCTATACCGACAGCGTGATCGTTCAGCAGGGACAGTTGGAAAAAGGTGCCGGTTTCATTCAGAAACCCTTTTCTGTGGCGGCCATGGAGAATAAGGTTGCGGAGATACTGGCCGGGGGACCGGAACCTGTCCCCGGAAGAATGGCATAA
- a CDS encoding PaaI family thioesterase, with product MVKTAVGKVTVTLCPPVDLQGETDWTPFDAPALVGESLRFVSGDPEGNRFRTRYYRDPEQHLQARIWFGPETEGPPGHAHGGSVAAVLDEVLGLAAWAAGYPIVVGNLSVSFRNLLPLQKVVTVASSVVSAKGRKVMVHGRIFCGETLYAEGECLCITIAGKAKSPNRGD from the coding sequence GTGGTAAAGACTGCCGTTGGAAAAGTAACCGTAACCCTCTGTCCGCCGGTTGATCTTCAGGGGGAGACGGATTGGACCCCCTTCGACGCCCCCGCACTGGTGGGCGAGTCTCTGCGCTTCGTATCGGGTGACCCGGAAGGCAACCGTTTTCGGACCCGCTACTACCGCGACCCGGAGCAGCACCTGCAGGCGCGGATCTGGTTCGGTCCCGAAACCGAAGGCCCTCCCGGGCATGCCCATGGCGGATCGGTGGCCGCGGTGCTGGATGAGGTGCTGGGCTTGGCGGCCTGGGCAGCCGGCTATCCGATCGTAGTCGGCAACCTGAGTGTCAGCTTCCGGAACCTGTTGCCGTTGCAGAAGGTGGTCACGGTAGCCAGCAGCGTCGTCTCCGCCAAGGGACGCAAGGTCATGGTGCATGGCCGCATCTTTTGCGGCGAAACACTCTACGCAGAAGGTGAATGCCTCTGCATCACAATTGCCGGCAAGGCCAAATCCCCCAATCGTGGCGACTGA
- a CDS encoding DUF3553 domain-containing protein has protein sequence MTLKVGNIVNHSGMLEWGAGKVLEVTATLAMIQFSDGKNRKIAISHFDILQPALLGSFIPLPEIHDERAVSHPTKVARKKK, from the coding sequence ATGACACTCAAAGTAGGCAACATTGTAAATCACAGCGGGATGCTCGAATGGGGCGCCGGCAAGGTCCTGGAAGTAACAGCCACCCTCGCTATGATCCAATTCAGCGACGGCAAAAACCGCAAGATCGCCATTTCCCATTTTGACATCCTCCAGCCAGCCCTTCTTGGTTCGTTCATACCACTGCCCGAAATCCATGACGAGAGAGCAGTCTCGCACCCCACGAAAGTTGCCAGAAAGAAGAAATAG
- a CDS encoding cold-shock protein, with product MVNGTVKWFNDSKGFGFLEQENGDDVFCHFSAIVGDGFKSLAEGDRVTFDVTKGPKGLQAANVKRV from the coding sequence ATGGTAAATGGAACAGTAAAATGGTTCAACGACAGCAAGGGTTTCGGGTTTCTTGAGCAGGAAAATGGCGACGATGTATTTTGTCACTTTTCCGCCATCGTCGGTGACGGATTCAAATCCCTTGCTGAAGGTGATAGAGTAACGTTTGATGTGACCAAGGGTCCGAAAGGGCTTCAGGCCGCGAATGTGAAACGGGTCTGA
- a CDS encoding tRNA-uridine aminocarboxypropyltransferase, which yields MKFTLLTHFKEIGKRSNTGQLVLQVLGGAAEQVRWDRMNPPARLLEEIEAGGVALVYPGAPDESSSDLSGIRQFVIIDGTWHEARRIHQRSPYLQKVRRVCLKPSGPSVYNLRKNQKEACLCTAECVIEILRNTGRLAEADRLEERFLGFIRPAGVMRGALPGH from the coding sequence ATGAAATTTACCCTTCTGACCCATTTCAAGGAAATCGGCAAGAGATCAAATACCGGACAGTTGGTGCTGCAGGTGCTGGGAGGCGCCGCCGAACAGGTGCGCTGGGACCGGATGAATCCGCCGGCCCGGCTGCTGGAGGAGATCGAGGCAGGAGGCGTGGCCCTGGTCTATCCCGGTGCCCCTGACGAAAGCAGCAGCGATCTGAGCGGGATCAGGCAGTTCGTGATCATAGACGGTACCTGGCATGAGGCACGCAGGATCCATCAGCGCAGTCCGTACCTGCAAAAGGTCCGGCGGGTCTGCCTCAAGCCCTCCGGACCTTCCGTCTACAACCTCAGGAAAAACCAGAAAGAGGCCTGTCTCTGTACTGCCGAATGTGTGATAGAGATCCTGCGGAACACGGGGCGGTTGGCGGAGGCGGACCGTCTGGAGGAACGCTTTCTGGGATTCATCCGGCCTGCAGGGGTGATGCGCGGAGCGTTGCCGGGGCATTGA
- a CDS encoding 4Fe-4S binding protein, with product MPTRYVQPLRILIQCAFLAFMLWLGMRFYQFVQHFRSNGATAFVPRPDGIEGFLPISGLLGLSAWLKGAGINPVHPAALVVLLTVLAVSLLLRRSFCSWICPVGTISESAWKLGFKVFRRNLQLPKRLDVALRGLKYLLLALFIYPIVIRMDTGSLRDFILSDYHRVADVRLLDFFLHPSSLAAGVILFLLLLSLPFKNPFCRYLCPYGALLGLVAMLSPVRVSRDRETCVSCGVCSQVCPTRIDVMRKRSVNSPECIGCWRCIAHCRAEGTLSMRLAGRVAISGIVFALLVVLCFWGGTAIGEACDVWHTAIPLSEYRVLLGR from the coding sequence ATGCCCACCCGCTACGTACAGCCGCTCCGCATCCTGATTCAGTGCGCGTTTCTGGCGTTCATGCTCTGGCTTGGCATGCGCTTCTACCAGTTCGTGCAGCATTTCCGCAGCAATGGTGCCACCGCTTTCGTGCCGCGGCCGGACGGCATCGAGGGCTTTCTGCCGATCTCAGGTCTGCTGGGGCTGTCGGCCTGGCTCAAGGGAGCCGGCATCAATCCGGTCCATCCGGCGGCGCTGGTGGTGCTGCTGACGGTGCTGGCGGTGTCGCTGCTGCTCAGGCGCTCGTTCTGCTCGTGGATCTGTCCGGTGGGAACCATCTCGGAATCGGCCTGGAAGCTCGGGTTCAAGGTGTTCCGCCGCAATCTGCAATTGCCCAAGCGGCTGGATGTGGCTCTGCGCGGCCTGAAGTATCTGCTGCTGGCCCTGTTCATCTATCCGATCGTGATCCGTATGGATACCGGATCCCTGAGGGACTTCATCCTGTCGGACTATCACAGGGTTGCCGATGTACGTCTGCTGGACTTTTTTCTGCACCCCTCGTCGCTGGCCGCAGGGGTGATCCTGTTCCTGCTGCTGCTCTCGCTGCCGTTCAAGAATCCTTTTTGCCGCTATCTCTGCCCGTACGGGGCACTGCTCGGCCTGGTGGCGATGCTCTCCCCGGTGCGCGTGAGCCGCGACCGGGAGACCTGCGTCTCCTGCGGCGTCTGCAGTCAGGTTTGCCCGACCCGGATCGATGTGATGCGCAAGCGGAGCGTCAATTCGCCCGAGTGCATCGGCTGCTGGCGCTGCATTGCCCATTGCCGGGCCGAGGGGACACTGTCGATGCGACTGGCCGGCCGCGTCGCGATTTCGGGCATTGTCTTCGCCTTGCTGGTGGTGCTCTGCTTCTGGGGAGGCACGGCGATCGGCGAGGCGTGCGATGTGTGGCACACCGCCATTCCGCTGAGCGAATACCGGGTGCTGCTGGGGAGATAG
- a CDS encoding response regulator transcription factor, giving the protein MKILVVEDEKKVASFIKRGLEEDQYEVTVTYDGAEGLKQALASDYSLVILDVMLPKKDGLTVVKELREAGKHIPVLMLTARGTTDDIVSGLDAGSDDYLTKPFAFAELTARVRALLRRSEQDRGAEIRFADLRLDPVTHKVWRGEKEIDLTAKEYGLLEYLVRNPNTVLSRAMIAEHVWDYAFDSFTNIIDVYVNYLRKKIDKDYPTNLIHTVRGQGYILREG; this is encoded by the coding sequence ATGAAAATTCTCGTGGTTGAAGACGAAAAGAAAGTGGCCAGCTTTATCAAGCGCGGCTTGGAAGAAGATCAGTATGAAGTCACGGTGACCTATGACGGAGCCGAAGGGCTCAAGCAGGCGCTTGCCAGCGACTACAGCCTGGTGATTCTGGATGTGATGCTCCCGAAAAAGGATGGCCTGACCGTGGTAAAAGAGCTGCGCGAGGCGGGCAAGCATATTCCGGTGCTGATGCTGACGGCACGCGGTACCACCGACGATATTGTATCGGGTCTGGATGCCGGCTCCGATGACTACCTGACCAAGCCGTTCGCCTTTGCCGAACTGACCGCACGGGTCAGGGCGCTCCTGCGCCGCAGCGAACAGGATCGTGGCGCCGAGATCCGCTTTGCCGACTTGCGGCTCGATCCCGTCACCCACAAGGTGTGGCGCGGCGAAAAGGAGATCGACCTGACCGCCAAGGAGTACGGCCTCCTGGAGTACCTGGTGCGCAATCCCAACACGGTCCTGTCCCGCGCGATGATTGCGGAACATGTCTGGGACTATGCCTTTGACAGCTTCACCAACATCATCGACGTGTATGTCAACTACCTGCGCAAGAAGATCGACAAGGACTATCCCACCAATCTGATCCACACGGTCCGTGGCCAAGGCTATATTCTGCGGGAGGGGTAA
- a CDS encoding pyruvate, water dikinase regulatory protein encodes MKKKIIYIISDATGETAERVIRAALSQFYDEDVRVQRLCQIRNEPDVHQAMSVAVREPGMVVYTLVDPHLSQTVERIAEEHGLLVVDLLTSLIYNLSRYLGAPSKEKPGLLYRIDPEYHKRVAAVDFTVKHDDGQETRNLHKADLVLVGVSRSSKTPLSMYLAHKGYKVANVPLVKGIDPPEELFQIDQNKIVGLIIDPKRLVEIRASRLITMRQSPRGKYADYHLVEDEIGYCRQLYRRHPEWMVIDVTHKSVEEASSEIMRRMDLLAQK; translated from the coding sequence ATGAAGAAAAAGATAATCTACATCATTTCCGATGCAACCGGTGAAACTGCCGAACGCGTCATCAGGGCCGCCCTCTCCCAGTTTTACGATGAGGACGTCAGGGTGCAGCGCCTGTGCCAGATCCGCAACGAGCCCGACGTGCATCAGGCCATGTCGGTTGCCGTCCGGGAGCCGGGCATGGTTGTCTATACCCTGGTGGACCCGCACCTGTCCCAGACCGTGGAGAGGATCGCCGAAGAACACGGGCTGCTGGTGGTGGATCTGCTGACGAGCCTGATCTATAACCTCTCGCGCTACCTCGGTGCTCCATCCAAAGAGAAACCGGGGCTTCTCTACCGGATCGATCCCGAGTATCACAAACGGGTGGCAGCGGTGGACTTCACGGTCAAGCACGATGACGGGCAGGAAACGCGTAATCTGCACAAGGCGGACCTGGTGCTGGTCGGCGTGTCGCGCTCGTCAAAGACGCCGCTCTCGATGTATCTGGCCCATAAGGGATACAAAGTCGCCAACGTGCCCCTGGTAAAGGGCATCGATCCTCCCGAGGAGCTGTTTCAGATCGACCAGAACAAGATTGTCGGCCTGATCATCGATCCCAAGCGCCTGGTGGAAATTCGCGCCTCCCGGCTGATCACCATGCGCCAGAGCCCCCGCGGAAAGTATGCGGACTATCATCTGGTGGAGGATGAGATCGGCTATTGTAGACAGTTGTACCGCAGGCATCCGGAATGGATGGTCATCGACGTAACCCACAAATCGGTTGAGGAGGCATCCTCGGAGATCATGCGACGGATGGATCTACTAGCACAAAAATAA
- the prmA gene encoding 50S ribosomal protein L11 methyltransferase translates to MSDSWIEITCEISAELADILADYLAELSGTGVCTENLNVDAFSHSEIVHAPTVAVKAYFSANDDIEARMREIGSFLDHLAVQHPGLAITPPSRSTVRSEDWSTSWKANFKPLRVGRRLLVVPTWEDIHPRPDDIVLRLDPGMAFGTGGHETTKLCLEILEETMDTMPTLLSPSVLDLGTGSGILAMAAVKLGAGRVCAVDIDPLAIDVARENLTLNQLSDQVECSTTPLEALDGAFDVILANILAEELVRLAPHLTEHLAPGGRLVLSGILAEKEMLVRSGFAQQPVEYSETRRQGEWVALVYRKAHP, encoded by the coding sequence ATGAGCGACAGTTGGATCGAGATTACCTGTGAAATTTCCGCCGAGCTGGCCGACATTCTGGCCGACTATCTGGCAGAGCTCTCCGGAACCGGCGTCTGCACCGAAAACCTGAACGTGGATGCCTTTTCGCACAGCGAGATCGTCCATGCCCCGACAGTGGCGGTCAAAGCCTATTTCTCCGCCAACGACGACATCGAAGCCCGGATGCGGGAGATCGGCAGCTTCCTCGACCATCTGGCCGTACAACATCCCGGCCTGGCCATTACCCCACCCTCGCGCTCCACGGTACGCAGCGAAGACTGGAGCACCAGTTGGAAAGCGAACTTCAAGCCCCTCCGGGTCGGTCGTCGTCTGCTGGTCGTCCCGACCTGGGAGGATATCCATCCGCGTCCGGATGACATCGTACTGCGGCTTGACCCCGGCATGGCCTTCGGCACCGGCGGACACGAAACCACCAAGCTGTGCCTTGAGATCCTGGAAGAAACCATGGACACCATGCCAACCCTGCTGAGCCCTTCGGTTCTGGACCTGGGCACCGGCTCGGGCATTCTCGCCATGGCCGCCGTCAAACTGGGAGCGGGCCGGGTATGCGCGGTCGACATCGATCCGCTGGCAATCGACGTTGCCAGGGAAAACCTGACCCTGAACCAGTTGAGCGATCAGGTGGAATGCAGCACCACTCCCCTGGAAGCGCTGGACGGTGCCTTCGATGTCATCCTGGCCAACATCCTGGCCGAAGAGCTGGTGCGGCTGGCTCCGCACCTGACGGAGCATCTGGCCCCCGGAGGGAGGCTGGTACTCTCCGGCATCCTGGCCGAAAAGGAAATGCTGGTCCGCAGTGGTTTTGCGCAGCAGCCGGTCGAGTATAGCGAGACACGCCGCCAGGGGGAATGGGTTGCGCTCGTTTACCGGAAGGCCCATCCATGA
- a CDS encoding 16S rRNA (uracil(1498)-N(3))-methyltransferase yields the protein MSVRRFMINSRSIRNGYASFDGDLFNHMVRVLRLGTGAAVTMVDERGAEYQGRIDQVDREWVVVKVDSLQETPEQAAGPRLTICQALPKGEKTELILQKGTELGACDFWLFGGRRSVARVRDDQRAPKLERWNRIASEAARQCGRRSIPEVRWFQSAVEAADASDHDLKLLLWEGERTQRLKDALAGHAAPASAIVAIGPEGGLDPLEVRHFSRHGFLPVSLGERILRTETAALAITAILQYIWEEI from the coding sequence ATGAGCGTCCGGCGCTTCATGATCAACTCCCGCAGCATCCGCAACGGTTATGCCTCGTTCGATGGTGACCTGTTCAATCACATGGTCCGGGTCCTGCGCCTCGGCACCGGCGCCGCCGTGACGATGGTGGACGAGCGGGGGGCGGAATACCAGGGCCGGATCGACCAGGTCGACCGGGAATGGGTGGTTGTCAAGGTCGATTCTCTGCAGGAGACGCCCGAACAGGCTGCCGGACCGCGGCTGACCATCTGCCAGGCCCTTCCCAAAGGGGAGAAGACGGAGCTGATCCTGCAGAAGGGCACCGAGCTGGGTGCCTGTGATTTCTGGCTCTTCGGCGGACGTCGCTCCGTGGCGCGCGTCCGCGACGACCAGCGCGCGCCCAAACTGGAGCGATGGAACCGCATTGCGTCGGAAGCGGCGCGGCAATGCGGGCGGCGCAGCATTCCGGAGGTCAGATGGTTCCAAAGTGCGGTCGAGGCGGCCGACGCCTCGGATCATGATCTGAAGCTGCTCCTCTGGGAAGGGGAGCGCACGCAGAGACTGAAGGATGCGCTGGCCGGACATGCCGCTCCGGCGTCGGCCATCGTTGCCATCGGCCCGGAGGGGGGGCTCGATCCGTTGGAGGTCAGGCATTTCTCCCGGCACGGTTTCCTGCCGGTTTCCCTAGGAGAAAGGATCCTGCGGACCGAGACCGCTGCTCTTGCCATCACTGCTATTTTACAGTATATATGGGAAGAAATCTGA